Proteins co-encoded in one Cytobacillus sp. NJ13 genomic window:
- a CDS encoding AbrB/MazE/SpoVT family DNA-binding domain-containing protein, with amino-acid sequence MKSTGIVRKVDELGRVVIPIELRRTLGIAEKDALEIYVDDERIILKKYKPNMTCQVTGEVSDENISLANGKLILSRDGAEQLLKEIQNTFELAK; translated from the coding sequence ATGAAATCCACAGGTATTGTTCGTAAAGTTGATGAGCTTGGCCGCGTAGTTATCCCTATTGAATTAAGACGTACACTTGGAATTGCTGAAAAGGACGCTTTGGAAATCTACGTAGATGACGAAAGAATCATCCTTAAAAAGTACAAGCCAAACATGACTTGCCAAGTTACTGGGGAAGTATCTGATGAAAATATCTCTTTAGCTAACGGCAAATTAATTCTAAGCCGTGACGGTGCAGAACAGCTGTTAAAAGAAATTCAAAACACTTTTGAATTAGCAAAATAA